The genomic segment ACCCCTTATTCCTTTAATTTACTCAaagtttcataaatattttcacacATATAAACTGTAATTAATTACTATTTTTCTTCGTTGGTTTTTGGTTTACTGTTCACCAGTCCCCGACACTTTTCATCTCCCGGTGGGCCAATTCCCATTAATAAATATAAGCCCACACAGAGATATTGCATCATTTTCTTGGGttcgttcttttttttttctattccTTTTTTGGCTCAATTATTCTGCGCTAGAGGAGGGTATGGACACGGAATGACAGGAGGTAAATGAAGAAAAAGGGGCGGATTACTTGTGATAATTATTTTCCGGTTCTACTTCCTGTGGTTTTTATTGATTATGCTTCTGGGTTTCAAAGTGTTTGTGGTTTTCTTGAGTCTGGTTCTTAATTTTGGATTAAAGCTCGCGTTTTGggtaaatatttgattttttcaCATATTTTTGTTGATTTATGTGGTGGGTTTTGAGGAGTTGTGCTTGGTGTCTCTTGTTCTATGGTTCTTGATTACGCTGCTTATTTGATGTGTACTTTTGTCCATTGTTGAAATGATCTTTGGTTTAGATCTTAGTATAGTAAACCGTTTTATATGTTTGTATGTTCTTCAATTTTTTCCGGggatttttggaatttttctgaaaattgatTGGGAAATCAAGTTTAAGATTTCTCAGACACGTGCATCGCTTTCTCTGAATTCTTTTCGGATCCGGATTCTACAAGATTCTTTTTTTGGTCTGTGTGTGTtaaaaaaaatccatatttttcagtggtttttttaaaaaattgacttTATGATCAGAATCAGCGGAGTTGagattttcttgatttttgcAACTCCATCTTTGCAGGTACATGAAAGAAGAAGTCCCTCTTCGCATCCTGTTGCTGGAACTCGTGTTTTTGGTGGAGCACGATTTTAATACACgttgataaaatatttcagtTTCTACAAGTTTGATTTTGGTGTTCTTTGATTCAAGATGATGACGTTTGAAGATATGGGTTTTTGTGGGGATCTTGATTTCTTTTCCTCGGCTCCTATCAAGGGAATAGATCTCTGCCCTCCGCAGTCCGTTGATCCCGAACACGAGATTGAACCCCTAGCCGAGCAAGTTGTGGAGGATGATTATACAGATGAAGAAATCGACGTGGATGAACTCGAGAGGAGGATGTGGAGAGACAAAATGCGATTAAAAAGGCTAAAAGAACTGAACAAGGGTAGAGAAAGTGTCGACTCTGTAAAAAAGCAGCAGTCTCAAGAGCAGGCTAGGCGAAAGAAGATGTCGAGGGCTCAAGATGGGATCTTGAAATACATGTTGAAGATGATGGAAGTGTGCAAAGCTCAAGGTTTCGTTTATGGAATCATACCGGAGAAAGGCAAGCCGGTGAGTGGTGCATCCGATAATCTTCGGGAATGGTGGAAGGATAGGGTAAGATTTGATCGGAATGGACCGGCTGCCATTGCGAAATACAAGGCAGAGAACTGTGTCCCGGAAAGAAATGAGGTCGAAAACCCCCTTGGTCCGACTCCACATACCTTGCAGGAGCTCCAAGACACGACTCTTGGCTCGTTGTTGTCCGCTCTAATGCAGCATTGTGATCCTCCTCAGAGAAGGTATCCTTTAGAGAAAGGTGTTCCGCCACCATGGTGGCCCAGTGGGAAGGAGGAATGGTGGCATCAGTTAGGCTTGCAGAAGGATCAAGTCCCTCCACCATATAAGAAGCCTCACGATCTGAAAAAGGCGTGGAAAGTGGGTGTTTTGACGGCTGTGATCAAGCATATGTTTCCCGACATTGGCAAGATTCGGAAGCTTGTAAGGCAGTCCAAGTGCTTACAAGACAAGATGACAGCTAAAGAAAGTGCTACTTGGCTTGCTATCATCAACCAGGAGGAAGCTTTGGCTCGGGATCTTTACCCGGACAGGTGTCTCCCTTGGTCCTCGTCTGGTGGAAGTGGGACGCTCCTGATTACCGATACTAGTGAGTATGATGTCGAAGGTGTTGAGGAAGAGTCGAACTTTGAGGTGCACGAGCAGAAACCAAGTCCCCTTCAATTGTCGAATATTGGGATGGAAAGATTCCACGATCGGGTTTCAGTTCCACAACAATCTTATACCATCAAAGATGAAATGATCAACAATTTTGACTTCTCCCGGAAGAGGAAATTAAATGATGAGCTTAACAACATGATGGACCCTAAGAAATTAAC from the Primulina tabacum isolate GXHZ01 chromosome 16, ASM2559414v2, whole genome shotgun sequence genome contains:
- the LOC142529843 gene encoding protein ETHYLENE INSENSITIVE 3-like, which gives rise to MMTFEDMGFCGDLDFFSSAPIKGIDLCPPQSVDPEHEIEPLAEQVVEDDYTDEEIDVDELERRMWRDKMRLKRLKELNKGRESVDSVKKQQSQEQARRKKMSRAQDGILKYMLKMMEVCKAQGFVYGIIPEKGKPVSGASDNLREWWKDRVRFDRNGPAAIAKYKAENCVPERNEVENPLGPTPHTLQELQDTTLGSLLSALMQHCDPPQRRYPLEKGVPPPWWPSGKEEWWHQLGLQKDQVPPPYKKPHDLKKAWKVGVLTAVIKHMFPDIGKIRKLVRQSKCLQDKMTAKESATWLAIINQEEALARDLYPDRCLPWSSSGGSGTLLITDTSEYDVEGVEEESNFEVHEQKPSPLQLSNIGMERFHDRVSVPQQSYTIKDEMINNFDFSRKRKLNDELNNMMDPKKLTSEFLPCPHREVRCGFQDRASRDNHQLPCPDKDSSEFGVTNFSKKEVKPAAFSQSFVQSNHTIDLSALGVPEDGLRTINDLMSFYDTNIQENKNTNGSSSISKEPSLQHLQCQQNGYLQSQEILLEPNIFSNNMSVDQFHRSKVINPPFVSNGAENFQLMFSPPFNMSSIDYTDNFPDVSRDNQIKQDLSIWY